One genomic window of Candidatus Aenigmatarchaeota archaeon includes the following:
- a CDS encoding endonuclease Q family protein, whose translation MKFFCDFHIHSKYSRGTSSQMNIQNLSRYGKMKGLNLIGTGDFTHPYWLKELKMTLKPIEDTGLFVYDDMNFMLTTEVSTIYEQDGKTRKIHHIIHASSFEIVDQINEELSKYGDLSSDGRPILNIPSPELVEKLIEIDRDCMITPAHAWTSWFSIFGSKSGFNSIEECYQDQTKHIFSIETGLSSDPPMNFRVSKIDRYTLVSNSDCHSPYPDKIGRECNVFELKRLTFWELVDAIKKKDKRRFLYTIEFFPEEGKYHYTGHRKCGVVLSPREAIRFRNTCPVCRKKLTVGVLQRVEELADRPEGYIPKNSIPFKHTIPLLEIIGFYFKTSPNSKKVWNEYQKLIEKFGNEFRILFETQLEELNSFDERLANFINKIRNNQVYINPGYDGVYGRPIFNGEKEKLKRPEQKTIFDFRGS comes from the coding sequence ATGAAGTTTTTCTGTGACTTTCACATCCACAGTAAATATTCGAGAGGGACAAGCTCACAGATGAATATACAAAACTTGTCAAGATACGGTAAGATGAAAGGGCTTAACCTAATAGGTACAGGAGATTTTACCCATCCTTATTGGTTGAAGGAATTAAAGATGACACTTAAACCTATTGAAGATACAGGACTTTTTGTTTATGATGACATGAACTTTATGCTTACAACCGAGGTATCCACAATTTATGAACAAGATGGAAAAACTAGAAAAATACATCACATAATCCATGCAAGCAGCTTTGAAATAGTGGACCAGATAAACGAGGAATTGTCTAAATATGGCGATCTTTCTTCCGATGGGAGGCCAATACTAAATATTCCCTCGCCGGAGCTTGTTGAAAAATTAATAGAAATAGATCGGGATTGTATGATAACCCCAGCGCATGCATGGACAAGTTGGTTTTCGATATTTGGATCAAAATCGGGTTTTAACAGTATAGAGGAGTGCTATCAAGATCAAACAAAACACATATTTTCAATAGAGACCGGCCTTAGCTCTGATCCACCCATGAACTTCAGGGTTAGTAAAATTGATAGATATACACTTGTCAGCAACTCTGATTGCCATTCCCCATATCCCGATAAAATAGGCAGAGAGTGCAATGTTTTTGAACTAAAAAGACTCACTTTTTGGGAATTGGTTGATGCAATAAAAAAGAAGGATAAAAGAAGATTTTTATACACAATTGAATTTTTTCCGGAGGAGGGGAAGTATCATTATACTGGACACAGAAAATGTGGAGTTGTGCTTTCACCAAGAGAGGCAATTAGATTTAGGAACACATGCCCTGTTTGCAGAAAGAAGTTAACGGTCGGTGTTCTTCAAAGGGTGGAAGAACTTGCGGATAGACCAGAAGGGTATATACCAAAAAACTCAATACCATTCAAACATACAATACCTCTTTTGGAAATAATTGGTTTTTATTTTAAGACCAGCCCAAATTCAAAGAAAGTTTGGAATGAATATCAGAAATTAATAGAAAAGTTTGGAAACGAATTCAGGATATTATTTGAGACCCAGTTGGAGGAATTGAATAGTTTTGATGAGAGGCTTGCCAATTTTATAAATAAAATAAGAAACAATCAAGTCTATATTAATCCTGGATATGATGGTGTGTATGGAAGACCTATATTTAATGGGGAAAAGGAAAAGTTAAAAAGACCAGAGCAGAAAACAATATTTGATTTCAGGGGTTCGTAG
- a CDS encoding HAD family hydrolase, translated as MPIKVVAFDLWNTLVYDPSSEIHERIANILGFNNRQEFWDYCDKNFFGRKMTFYEFLEEFLRKNGIPLKKMEEIKELWEEARNNVKLFPSTIKTLRKLKKKYKLVLLSNTAGREGRETIERFGLGKYFDEIIISGEVGIAKPDPRIFQLILDRMKVKPEEVVYIGDNLEQDIVPSRYLGFRAILVDTRQKYPEYMNEEWYVRSLEEIKMIE; from the coding sequence ATGCCTATAAAAGTTGTTGCCTTTGATCTATGGAACACATTGGTTTATGATCCTTCAAGTGAGATACACGAAAGAATAGCAAATATTTTGGGTTTTAATAACAGACAGGAATTTTGGGATTATTGTGACAAGAATTTTTTCGGTAGAAAGATGACTTTTTATGAATTTTTGGAGGAGTTCTTGAGAAAAAATGGAATTCCATTGAAAAAAATGGAAGAAATAAAGGAACTTTGGGAAGAAGCAAGGAATAATGTCAAACTATTTCCTTCAACAATTAAAACATTGAGAAAACTAAAGAAAAAATATAAACTTGTTTTGCTCTCAAATACAGCTGGAAGAGAAGGGAGAGAAACAATAGAAAGATTTGGTCTTGGAAAATATTTTGATGAGATTATAATTTCTGGGGAGGTTGGAATAGCAAAACCTGATCCAAGAATTTTTCAGCTAATATTAGATAGGATGAAAGTCAAACCAGAGGAGGTTGTTTATATAGGAGATAATTTGGAACAGGATATAGTTCCTTCAAGATACTTGGGTTTTAGGGCAATTCTAGTTGATACAAGACAAAAATACCCTGAATATATGAATGAGGAATGGTATGTGAGATCTCTTGAAGAAATAAAGATGATTGAATGA
- the radA gene encoding DNA repair and recombination protein RadA: MVKEKVIEKKDEIKRKITLEDIPGVGPKLAEKLIELGFTDPMALAVSSPGEIASILEIGQATATKIINNARQMLKMGFTTADEVWKQRQQMAKITTSSKNLDELLGGGIETQAITEVYGQFGSGKTQLGFQLAVNVQLPEDKGGLNGNCLFIDTENTFRPNRIIQIADALNLDPPKVLKNIFVARAYNSDHQMFLIEKANEMIEENNIKLIIVDSLTSHFRADFSGRGELAPRQQKLNKHLHALQRLADAYNLAVYVTNQVQANPAILFGDPTSPAGGHIVAHQSTYRVYLRKSTGEKRIAKVMDSPDLPAGECVFRVLPEGIRD; this comes from the coding sequence ATGGTAAAGGAAAAGGTTATTGAGAAAAAAGATGAAATCAAAAGGAAGATAACCCTAGAAGATATACCTGGGGTTGGACCTAAACTTGCCGAGAAGTTGATCGAACTTGGGTTCACCGACCCGATGGCCCTTGCTGTATCATCACCCGGGGAAATAGCATCAATACTTGAGATTGGTCAGGCTACGGCCACAAAAATAATCAACAATGCCAGGCAAATGCTTAAAATGGGTTTCACCACGGCTGATGAGGTCTGGAAACAAAGGCAACAGATGGCAAAGATAACAACTAGCAGCAAGAATCTGGATGAATTGCTTGGGGGTGGAATAGAAACACAGGCAATAACCGAGGTTTATGGGCAGTTTGGATCTGGTAAAACCCAGCTTGGTTTCCAGCTTGCAGTTAATGTTCAACTACCCGAGGATAAGGGTGGTCTGAATGGAAATTGCCTATTCATAGATACAGAAAATACCTTTAGACCAAACAGGATAATCCAGATCGCAGATGCACTAAACCTAGATCCACCAAAGGTATTGAAAAACATATTTGTAGCAAGAGCTTACAATTCTGACCATCAGATGTTCTTAATAGAAAAGGCAAATGAGATGATAGAGGAAAACAACATAAAACTTATAATTGTAGACAGCCTCACATCCCATTTTCGTGCGGACTTTTCGGGGAGGGGTGAGTTGGCACCAAGGCAGCAGAAATTAAACAAGCATCTCCACGCCTTGCAAAGACTTGCTGATGCTTACAACCTTGCAGTATATGTCACAAATCAAGTTCAGGCAAATCCAGCTATACTATTTGGTGACCCGACAAGCCCTGCCGGTGGTCATATAGTTGCCCACCAGTCAACCTATAGAGTTTATTTGAGAAAGTCTACTGGAGAAAAAAGGATAGCCAAAGTTATGGATTCCCCAGATTTACCGGCAGGAGAATGTGTTTTCAGAGTTCTCCCAGAAGGAATCAGGGATTAA
- a CDS encoding OB-fold nucleic acid binding domain-containing protein, giving the protein MLSLDEIIKEIKEKTNFSEEEIKEMIEKKYDELVGLVSMEGAGHLVARDLGINLLTIERKPIKIETITEGLKGVRVKGRITQITPIREFKRKDGSSGKVCNIFISDGTGQIRVPLWDKQVEMIESGSLSEGDVITITDGVAKKNIYGGLEIRLPKYSLIKKEEDDSNIPSAPENISKRIEIKDAQEGFFEVVGNFVQLFNTSPIFHLCPTCRLTVEKREKNYICKEHGKVTPETVMIISGIIDDGTSNIRAVFFREQAQKFSGVDPSVLLNLTPDEALSMIKENTLGKEVILSGRIKNNKMFDRLEFVVNDIRDLDIKGECKNLLTQIEGCLDGKGKGY; this is encoded by the coding sequence ATGTTGAGTCTGGATGAAATAATAAAAGAGATAAAAGAAAAAACAAATTTTTCAGAAGAAGAGATAAAGGAGATGATAGAAAAGAAATATGATGAACTTGTAGGATTAGTTTCAATGGAAGGGGCCGGCCATTTGGTTGCAAGAGACCTCGGCATAAACCTTTTGACAATAGAGAGAAAACCTATTAAGATTGAAACCATCACAGAAGGGTTAAAAGGTGTGAGAGTTAAAGGTAGGATAACTCAAATAACCCCCATCAGGGAATTCAAGAGAAAGGACGGTTCTTCTGGAAAGGTTTGCAACATTTTTATCTCCGATGGCACAGGTCAAATAAGGGTTCCCCTATGGGACAAGCAGGTTGAAATGATAGAGTCAGGCTCACTTTCAGAGGGAGATGTGATTACAATAACCGATGGTGTTGCAAAGAAGAATATTTATGGAGGATTGGAGATAAGATTGCCTAAATATTCTCTGATAAAAAAAGAAGAAGATGACAGCAATATTCCATCTGCCCCAGAAAATATATCAAAGAGGATAGAAATCAAGGATGCCCAAGAAGGTTTTTTTGAGGTGGTTGGAAATTTTGTGCAACTTTTCAACACTTCCCCTATTTTTCATCTCTGCCCAACCTGCAGATTAACTGTTGAAAAAAGGGAAAAAAACTATATTTGCAAGGAACATGGCAAAGTTACGCCGGAAACTGTCATGATAATATCTGGAATAATAGATGATGGAACATCCAATATAAGAGCTGTATTTTTTAGGGAACAGGCTCAAAAATTTTCTGGGGTTGATCCATCTGTTTTGTTGAATTTAACCCCAGATGAAGCTCTTTCAATGATAAAAGAAAACACACTTGGAAAAGAAGTTATACTTTCAGGTAGAATAAAGAATAATAAAATGTTTGATAGGTTGGAGTTTGTTGTAAATGATATCAGAGACTTGGATATCAAGGGAGAATGCAAAAACTTGTTAACCCAAATAGAAGGTTGTTTGGATGGTAAAGGAAAAGGTTATTGA
- a CDS encoding NFYB/HAP3 family transcription factor subunit: MGKTKKELPLAPLERILKKAGAKRVSKEALREFSSVLSDYVYDISAEAAALAKHAGRKTIIDKDVKMVRKRIG, translated from the coding sequence ATGGGCAAGACAAAAAAAGAGCTACCTTTGGCTCCACTTGAACGTATACTAAAAAAAGCCGGTGCAAAGAGGGTTTCCAAGGAGGCTTTAAGGGAGTTTTCCTCGGTTTTGTCAGATTATGTTTATGATATATCTGCCGAGGCAGCAGCTCTCGCAAAACATGCCGGAAGGAAAACAATTATCGACAAAGATGTAAAAATGGTCAGAAAAAGGATTGGATAG
- a CDS encoding STT3 domain-containing protein, protein MKKMKKKKIEISSDSIIIALMVLFLFFFSMWSRLGTIKTETILDYDPWWFYRYAKTILENNMKPPKWDILSFFPPGRPNMTPVGWEYTMIFFYKIITLFSPKTEFMEVAKLSPAIMVGLGSVAAFFLGKTLTNKWGGFMTGLFASMTPTFIGVSMAGYCDTDVVVVFYTFICISTIFLALKKRKIQYYVLAIISNIIFILSWYFGWYISFFFLLFIPTFFVYRLIENLIFGEKIDVKKTWIGTKDIILPLLVFIVTLNFLGFILKVGTVINFVMIGLGFTGQGKGGIVNVSVAELQPINIFTKSGFLSVAGRIGLGPIILFLVGLPSLVIYKLIVKTKVEPVEIFLFMWSALTFYLILHGVRFSLLFSCAATTAAGYVVGNLVKLLKRDILGITIFGLVFLLTIIFVSDALVYAYQASGMEVSQNWIEMLEWLKKNADSKAIIATWWDPGHIIAGYTGLRVHADGAHCGVNECLPYPHDTRIQDMGRIMTTTNETEAVELLKKYMVLTDEQCQKVKKKYGDIVPKEACEPASEMYFIASSDLIGKFTWMNYFGGFRAPISSPQDFERNPGVCCPSTPKTEPGQMSCGEFADQGRGVWVWCPWIFTFSGIQQDTQGNPVYVYDYSGLKMAIIQKEDQLIPVYNNKYIINNMVIYNQGKEMWINLSNSTTSLQKIDGLIWVDPNFRSLIYFSPSIKDSVFTKLFFFDGEGLKHFELVFSNGEIRLFRVKF, encoded by the coding sequence ATGAAAAAAATGAAAAAGAAGAAAATAGAAATCTCATCGGACTCTATTATAATAGCATTAATGGTATTATTCTTGTTCTTTTTTTCTATGTGGTCAAGGTTGGGAACGATAAAAACTGAGACTATTTTAGATTATGATCCTTGGTGGTTTTATAGATACGCCAAAACAATTCTGGAAAACAACATGAAACCTCCAAAATGGGATATTTTGAGTTTTTTTCCCCCTGGAAGACCAAACATGACTCCTGTTGGTTGGGAATACACTATGATATTTTTCTACAAAATAATAACATTGTTTTCTCCAAAAACTGAATTTATGGAAGTTGCAAAACTTTCCCCTGCTATAATGGTGGGGCTTGGAAGTGTAGCGGCATTTTTCTTGGGGAAAACACTCACCAACAAATGGGGAGGATTTATGACAGGTTTGTTTGCTTCAATGACACCGACATTTATTGGGGTTTCTATGGCTGGTTATTGCGATACTGATGTTGTTGTTGTATTTTATACATTTATTTGCATTTCAACAATATTCTTGGCCCTTAAGAAGAGGAAAATACAATACTATGTCTTGGCTATTATTTCTAATATAATTTTCATTCTAAGCTGGTATTTTGGATGGTACATTTCATTTTTCTTCCTTTTATTCATACCAACATTTTTTGTTTATAGGTTGATAGAAAATTTGATATTTGGAGAAAAGATTGATGTTAAAAAAACATGGATCGGAACAAAAGATATAATATTACCATTATTGGTTTTTATAGTAACTTTGAATTTTTTGGGATTCATATTAAAAGTTGGAACAGTGATCAACTTTGTTATGATAGGTTTGGGTTTTACTGGGCAAGGAAAGGGGGGCATAGTGAATGTTTCTGTGGCAGAGCTACAGCCAATTAATATATTCACTAAAAGTGGCTTTCTATCTGTAGCTGGAAGAATCGGTTTGGGGCCGATAATACTTTTTTTGGTTGGGCTGCCTTCTCTTGTTATATATAAACTTATTGTAAAAACAAAAGTTGAGCCAGTGGAGATTTTTCTTTTTATGTGGTCTGCCCTCACATTTTATTTAATACTTCATGGTGTCAGATTTTCCTTACTCTTTTCTTGCGCGGCTACAACAGCAGCAGGATATGTTGTCGGGAATCTTGTTAAATTGCTTAAGAGAGATATTTTAGGTATAACTATATTTGGATTGGTCTTCCTGCTTACAATTATTTTCGTTTCAGATGCATTAGTTTACGCATACCAGGCAAGTGGTATGGAAGTCAGCCAAAATTGGATAGAGATGTTGGAATGGTTAAAAAAGAATGCCGATTCAAAGGCTATAATCGCAACTTGGTGGGATCCAGGTCATATAATAGCCGGCTATACAGGTTTAAGAGTTCATGCAGATGGAGCGCATTGCGGTGTCAATGAATGCCTACCATATCCCCATGATACAAGAATACAGGATATGGGGAGAATTATGACTACTACAAATGAGACAGAAGCCGTTGAATTATTAAAGAAGTATATGGTTTTAACAGATGAACAATGCCAGAAAGTTAAGAAGAAATACGGGGATATTGTACCAAAAGAGGCATGTGAACCTGCTAGTGAAATGTATTTTATAGCTAGCTCTGATTTGATAGGCAAATTTACCTGGATGAACTATTTTGGGGGATTTAGAGCCCCAATAAGTTCACCCCAAGATTTTGAAAGGAATCCAGGCGTTTGTTGCCCATCAACACCAAAAACTGAACCTGGTCAGATGTCTTGTGGAGAGTTTGCCGACCAAGGCAGGGGTGTTTGGGTTTGGTGTCCCTGGATTTTCACTTTTTCTGGTATACAACAGGATACGCAGGGGAACCCAGTTTATGTTTATGATTATTCTGGTTTAAAAATGGCTATAATACAAAAAGAGGATCAACTAATTCCTGTTTATAATAACAAATACATAATAAACAATATGGTAATTTACAATCAAGGAAAGGAGATGTGGATAAATCTTTCAAATTCAACAACAAGTTTACAAAAAATAGATGGATTAATTTGGGTTGATCCGAATTTTAGATCATTGATATATTTTTCGCCTTCTATAAAAGATAGCGTTTTCACAAAATTATTTTTCTTCGATGGGGAGGGGTTGAAACATTTTGAGCTTGTTTTTTCTAATGGAGAGATTAGGTTGTTTAGGGTTAAATTTTAG
- a CDS encoding radical SAM protein: MYTLRQYKKLLKLGLNLPRKVPNLVISKFYNRSVKVRSRPFFAQIEPTRKCNLRCPMCARNSSFFDKKIGDMSFDNFREIIDKIPQLMIIMLQGLGEPYLNNDFFKMAQYANKKGIIVLTTTNGTLLNYRNIKKTIESGMSSISISIDSVDKNTYEKIRVGSNFESVVNNVKNLVRTRNRMKSDMSIYLTSVLMKDNIKELPKFVEFAHKIGFDCLTFQPIAISGEYPIDFNKPQKIEESDPESYYYISCALERAKEVGLKLQFIYNKTFKPCIWLWEKIYIRWDGYVTPCCSIVNFSTGNILKQNLDEVWNDDIHKNMREKFLRGEIPKICSGCDMTRGFRK, translated from the coding sequence ATGTACACCTTGAGGCAATATAAAAAATTATTAAAATTAGGTTTAAATTTACCTAGAAAAGTTCCGAATTTGGTAATTTCAAAATTTTATAATAGATCTGTTAAGGTCAGATCAAGACCATTTTTTGCCCAAATAGAGCCAACCAGAAAATGCAATCTTAGATGCCCAATGTGTGCTCGTAACTCCTCCTTTTTTGATAAAAAAATAGGAGACATGAGTTTTGACAATTTCAGAGAAATAATTGATAAAATACCCCAATTGATGATAATTATGCTTCAAGGCCTCGGTGAACCCTATCTAAACAATGATTTTTTTAAAATGGCCCAATATGCCAATAAAAAAGGAATTATTGTTTTAACAACCACTAACGGCACTTTATTAAATTATAGGAATATAAAAAAAACCATCGAATCTGGAATGAGTAGTATTTCAATTTCAATTGATAGTGTTGATAAAAATACATATGAAAAAATAAGAGTTGGATCAAATTTTGAATCTGTTGTAAATAATGTTAAAAATTTAGTTAGAACAAGAAATAGAATGAAAAGTGATATGTCAATATATCTAACTAGTGTTCTCATGAAAGATAATATAAAAGAGCTACCAAAATTTGTTGAATTTGCTCACAAAATAGGTTTTGATTGTTTGACCTTCCAACCTATAGCTATAAGCGGTGAATATCCAATTGATTTTAATAAACCACAGAAAATTGAAGAGTCTGACCCAGAATCATACTACTATATTTCATGTGCTTTGGAAAGAGCAAAGGAAGTTGGATTAAAATTACAATTTATTTACAACAAAACATTTAAACCCTGTATTTGGCTTTGGGAAAAAATTTACATTAGATGGGATGGGTATGTGACACCATGTTGCAGTATAGTAAATTTTTCAACTGGAAATATACTTAAACAAAATTTGGATGAGGTTTGGAATGATGATATACATAAAAATATGAGGGAAAAATTTTTGAGAGGAGAAATTCCAAAAATTTGTTCTGGTTGTGATATGACAAGAGGATTTCGCAAATAA
- a CDS encoding FkbM family methyltransferase, translating to MFLDQKDNLGLSVCGIYEELQTNFLKKEIKKGFVVLDIGAHIGYYTLIFAKFVGKSGKVYAFEPDPTNFSLLKKNIEINGYDNVVLIKKAVSNKNGKIKLFLSEKNTVDHRIYESGDDRKFIEIESIKLDDFFENYKGEVNFIKMDIQGAEWMAISGMLKLLEKNPKIKIISEFWPFGLKNSGIEPFDYLKFFINSGFKIYEINEQKNKIELTNPEKLLKLYTPEKENYNNLIFTRSDL from the coding sequence ATGTTTTTAGATCAAAAAGATAATCTGGGATTATCAGTTTGCGGAATCTATGAAGAACTTCAAACTAATTTTTTAAAAAAAGAGATTAAAAAAGGGTTTGTTGTTTTAGACATAGGCGCTCATATTGGATATTACACATTAATTTTTGCAAAATTTGTTGGAAAAAGTGGGAAGGTTTACGCCTTCGAACCAGATCCAACAAACTTCAGTTTATTGAAAAAAAATATTGAAATAAATGGTTATGATAATGTGGTTTTAATTAAAAAAGCGGTGTCAAATAAAAACGGAAAAATAAAACTATTTTTATCAGAAAAAAATACTGTTGATCATAGGATATATGAGTCTGGTGATGATAGGAAATTTATTGAAATAGAAAGTATAAAATTAGATGATTTTTTTGAAAATTATAAGGGAGAGGTTAATTTTATAAAGATGGATATTCAAGGGGCCGAGTGGATGGCAATTTCCGGGATGTTAAAATTATTAGAAAAAAATCCAAAAATTAAAATTATTTCTGAATTCTGGCCTTTTGGATTAAAAAATTCTGGAATAGAACCTTTTGATTATTTGAAATTTTTCATAAATTCAGGTTTTAAAATTTATGAAATAAATGAACAAAAAAATAAAATAGAACTCACAAACCCGGAAAAATTATTGAAATTATATACTCCAGAAAAAGAAAATTATAATAATTTGATTTTTACAAGAAGTGATTTATAA
- a CDS encoding glycosyltransferase family 4 protein yields MKILFTHELFPPDVVGGGEKLTLKMIHLLRERGHEIKVLTSGDPAIKEYDGIRTIRIPKNRYLMNLEFKKVLEEAAGVDIIQTSSGNMALPSWKAARKLKIPICCHIHHIFGSYWRDVRGPILGPFFQLGEKIILTKPYDAIVFQNYNSKNIGLKIGIDEKRIHMVQPGIDWEKYQMKIKKEPFVLFVGSFNMDKPQTKIKGLNYLLNVARKLPYINFLIVGGGREIDKMKMHFEKNIIFTGPLVGKTLIEIYNRALIFCLPSLTEGFGISLLEAMASGCATISTVDIGQEGPKIQPKDTDQLIRSIKYLIENENVAKEIGNKNRKIARKFTWERFIENYLKIYESISQN; encoded by the coding sequence ATGAAAATCCTTTTTACACATGAATTATTTCCTCCAGATGTAGTTGGCGGGGGGGAAAAATTAACACTGAAGATGATTCATCTTCTGAGAGAAAGAGGACACGAAATAAAAGTACTAACTTCTGGTGACCCAGCAATAAAAGAATATGATGGAATAAGAACCATTAGAATACCTAAAAACAGATATTTAATGAATTTGGAATTTAAAAAAGTTTTAGAGGAGGCCGCGGGTGTTGATATCATACAGACAAGCAGTGGAAATATGGCACTACCTTCTTGGAAGGCTGCTAGGAAACTTAAAATTCCAATTTGTTGTCATATCCATCATATTTTTGGCTCTTATTGGAGAGATGTGAGGGGTCCTATATTAGGTCCTTTTTTTCAATTGGGTGAAAAAATAATTCTAACTAAACCTTATGATGCAATTGTCTTCCAAAATTACAATTCAAAAAACATAGGATTAAAAATTGGTATAGATGAGAAAAGAATCCACATGGTTCAACCAGGAATAGATTGGGAAAAATATCAGATGAAAATAAAAAAGGAACCATTTGTACTTTTTGTTGGAAGTTTCAATATGGATAAACCTCAGACCAAAATAAAAGGTCTAAATTATCTTTTGAATGTGGCTAGAAAACTTCCTTATATAAATTTTCTTATAGTTGGTGGTGGAAGGGAAATAGATAAGATGAAGATGCATTTTGAAAAAAACATCATTTTTACAGGGCCTTTGGTTGGAAAGACACTTATAGAGATATATAATCGGGCCCTTATTTTTTGCTTACCTTCGCTCACTGAAGGTTTTGGGATATCCCTTTTGGAGGCTATGGCATCTGGTTGCGCGACTATTTCAACAGTAGATATAGGTCAAGAAGGTCCAAAAATACAACCTAAAGATACTGACCAATTGATAAGGTCAATAAAATACTTAATAGAGAATGAGAATGTTGCCAAAGAAATAGGTAATAAAAATAGAAAAATAGCCAGAAAATTTACTTGGGAAAGATTTATAGAAAATTACTTGAAAATTTATGAATCAATATCCCAAAATTAA
- a CDS encoding class I SAM-dependent methyltransferase, which produces MGKRLSKSLTNKKVFLEIGSGGKRLFENSLTLDKEKIRNVDIFYNLENGNLPFKDKVFDGVYASHVLEHIQNFDQLMKEIHRVLKTKGKLIIKVPYGQSYLAKHPYHVRFFSLNSFHSGHNLDYQKLFLIKKRKFNMGITKYTHFLNILNPIINLSYKVQEFCEVFLFNFFIPPQELFFELEKID; this is translated from the coding sequence ATGGGAAAAAGGTTATCCAAAAGTTTGACTAATAAAAAGGTATTTCTAGAAATAGGGAGTGGGGGAAAAAGATTATTTGAAAATTCTTTAACTTTGGATAAAGAAAAAATAAGAAATGTTGATATTTTCTATAATTTAGAAAATGGCAATCTACCATTCAAAGACAAAGTATTTGATGGTGTATATGCTTCACATGTACTTGAACATATACAAAATTTTGATCAATTAATGAAAGAAATTCATAGAGTATTAAAAACAAAGGGTAAACTAATAATCAAAGTTCCATACGGGCAATCTTATCTAGCAAAACATCCATACCATGTCAGATTTTTTTCATTAAATTCTTTCCACAGCGGCCATAATTTGGATTATCAGAAATTGTTTTTGATAAAAAAAAGGAAATTTAATATGGGAATAACAAAATATACACATTTTCTTAATATTTTAAACCCAATAATAAACCTATCATATAAGGTTCAGGAATTTTGTGAGGTGTTTTTATTTAACTTTTTTATACCACCTCAGGAACTGTTTTTTGAACTTGAAAAAATAGATTAA
- a CDS encoding glycosyltransferase, whose protein sequence is MRYPKVSVIIPAYNEEDVIEDCLKSVTSLDYPKKKLEIILIDDGSTDKTVEKAKKFKIKIIKGPHKGVGVARNLGIKKSKGELILFVDADQRVERKLLKKMLPVILNPFVVGLDPQERVMNKNKFWAKMHFLRSNLGTYQYDFAFLRLFKKKIIKEIGIINPKYGYYDDWEFTYRAYKKYNKKGQIIRYRNAIVYHKYPENIGQMWRQNKWAGKSIIYLFPDYPLETLRKLIFPFLCWLPIVSMSLFFGSGIFKKLGIILLIPFLLMEIYRSFRMYKITKYPESFFTPIFDIITMLMYLVGMGMGIWEKGYPKV, encoded by the coding sequence ATGAGATATCCAAAAGTTTCTGTGATAATTCCTGCTTATAATGAAGAGGATGTTATAGAAGATTGTTTAAAATCAGTCACAAGTTTAGATTATCCTAAGAAAAAATTGGAAATAATACTGATAGATGATGGCTCAACAGATAAAACAGTTGAAAAAGCAAAAAAGTTTAAAATAAAAATTATCAAAGGGCCCCACAAGGGCGTTGGCGTCGCTAGAAATTTGGGAATAAAGAAAAGTAAAGGGGAGTTGATATTGTTTGTTGATGCGGATCAAAGAGTCGAGAGGAAATTATTGAAAAAAATGCTCCCAGTGATTTTGAATCCTTTTGTGGTTGGCCTTGATCCACAGGAAAGAGTAATGAATAAAAACAAATTCTGGGCCAAGATGCATTTTTTGAGATCTAATCTTGGAACCTACCAGTACGATTTTGCCTTTCTCAGGTTATTCAAGAAAAAAATAATAAAAGAGATAGGTATTATAAATCCAAAATATGGTTATTACGATGATTGGGAATTCACATACAGGGCTTACAAAAAATACAATAAGAAGGGTCAAATAATAAGATACAGAAATGCTATTGTTTACCATAAATACCCTGAAAATATTGGTCAAATGTGGAGGCAGAATAAATGGGCGGGAAAATCAATAATTTATTTATTCCCTGACTATCCACTTGAAACATTAAGAAAGTTAATTTTTCCATTTTTATGTTGGTTGCCAATAGTTTCCATGTCTTTATTTTTTGGAAGTGGTATTTTTAAAAAATTGGGAATAATTTTATTAATACCGTTTTTGTTAATGGAAATATATAGAAGTTTTCGAATGTATAAAATTACAAAATATCCGGAATCCTTTTTCACACCAATATTTGATATAATTACAATGTTAATGTATTTAGTTGGAATGGGAATGGGAATATGGGAAAAAGGTTATCCAAAAGTTTGA